cttccaaaaaGGTTCACTCTCCTTTTATTCATCGTTTTTTTGGTCAGGCACACTTCGGTTTGTTCCACGAAAAACATTGGGCATAGAAAGTGATACGATTTTTCATGCTTGCACTCCCATAATTCTTAACTGTTTCCCCATAGTTTTTAAAATGACCATTTTACCTTTTGAAAATGTGACTTTTGAACACACTTTGCAGATTTTTTGAAACATGTTCTAAGacatgatttttgaaaaaagattttCAGAAGaatatataactaaaacaaacaaaatttgaacaaacgaaatttatttcaaatgtaGATAAAATGCAGAATACTACCATAAGTCTAAATACTaagaatatgttttttttttattagaaacaacaaataaaacaagTAATGGATAACATTGAACAATAATCTTGGCAATTGAGACTATTACAATTCACTCATGACAAGCTGACGATTCAACTTaaatcatatgaaaataatCTAGAATGAATAAAGGAATTAGAAGAATTatcaaagagaaagagaattcAGGAAGACGGTTCATACCACACAATGTCCTCACTTTCAAACATAATATTCGAAATACATGTTCTTCTTGGGTTGACGTGTACTTCTTTTAACCGTTTCTTTGTTTTTCGGATCCTCTACCACGTTGCTCACATGACCATTACGTGACTTTGTGTTAATTCTTCCTTCTACCCTTTTGTGCGTGTTACATTACCCTCATAAAAAACAACCATGTTCTCAAGGTTGAAAAGAGGATATGAATCTTCACTTCCTCAACATCTTCCCAAGTAACTTCTTTAGGTTCTGCAATGTCCAATTGCACTAAGACCTGCGACACTTTCTGATTATTTCTTATTATCACTCTACATCTTAATATTTTCAATGGCTGAATTATAGGATTGAGTTCTGGTGTAGTGAAAGGCAAAGGTGCTTTCTGTTCAAATTACCTTGGAACTTCTTGAGCAAAGAGATGTGAAAAATAGAACGTGTTTTGGATACCTCTGgtagatttaatttataagcCACTTAACCAATCTTAAACGGTCCAAAAAACTTTGAGTCCAAGTTTTTGGTGTTTACGTAATGCTACAGATTGTTACCTGTATGGTTGTAGTTTAACCAAAGCAAGATCTCCTACCTCTAAATAGATATCTTTCCtccttttatttgtttgttgttttatataattttgagaTTTTAGTAAATTTGCCTTCAATCGTAGTATGAGTTGATCCCTTACTGTCTAAACTTCTTGTACCAAAATAGGATCTTTAGGATTATGTTCATATCTAACAATTTTAGGAGGAAGTCTTCCAACACCGCTTGAAAAAGGACTCATACCTAAACTGTGATGAAAGgaaatattatatcaatattgGACCCGAGACAACATATTAATCCAAGACTTAGGATTCTCATAAACATAACACCTCAAATACATCTCCAATGTCTTGTTTAGGTTCCCATTTTCCCATCAAATTGCGAATGATAAGCATATCCTATTGACAAGGTAGTTCCTTGAGACTTAAACAAGTATTGCCAGAAGGAGCTAATAAAAACCCTATCCTTGTTTGATACAATGGATGTTTGTATTCCATGTATCTTCACCACCTGTGTAGTAAAAGCTTATGCCACCGATTTGCTTGAAAAGTTAGATCATATTGGAATAAAACCATATCACCATGTATCttctttaaaatgtgatttcaaataaaattaaatttatctaaaatttacAGTAATAAAACTTAAGTAGCTCTTAAAGAAAATTCTTGAGTTGATATTGATAAAATgtgatttcaaataaaattaagtttatctaaaatttacaataatataacTCAAGTAGCTCTTAAAGGACACATgttcaattatatttaatatttagtattGTTCTTCTAGCAAATTAATTTGGAAATTtgggtttttgaaaaataaaatgcaaactaaaataagaaaacagaaaattaaaattgccaAAAAAAACTTAAGtgccaaaaaaatttaaagttgttGGAAAATAAGCATAGAGAAATTAAAAGTGTTGAAAATTAAAGAGCagtaacattaaaaaataagaaaacttttttaaacatatcaacaataattttaagaacaaaaacaaattgaaaatattcTAATAGTTGTTATGTTAGTTCGATGTAGGCTTTGCGGGTGTGGCTTTGATGTGGAATGTTGGAATTGCAGCAGGACCAAACACGATGGGGTCTGCGTGGTTGTATCTGCGTTGAGTTTCATGTGGTTTGGTGTTGTGAGGCAGCTCACGGTTATGTTGGATTGCTTGTTGTGGCTAGTGCTTGACAAAAATTAGAGCCTGACGGGTTCAAAGGGTATATATGTCTTCTTCTTCGcagtttcatattttttgagATTCCTTAAAAGATCATGATTCACGAAAGTTATTTTCTTCGAAATCCTCTTAAAATATgtgaacataaaaatatatatttgtcaatattcttaataatatataatattcctTTATTACAATTACTTTATCCTTGCATCAACGAGATATGATCTCGGTACAGATTGCGAAGAAAGTTTATCTAGCTAGTTTAGAAGGGTGCAAAAAGCATTTGcgtgtattttttttaacaaaacagGACAAACATCTCACGCATTTAGATTTTTGTAAAAAGCTTGACATGTAAATATTTGGgtcaatgaaaaacaaatttacttGGCAAAtgattttatgaatttgtttttttttttcaaggacATGAGAAAGGTGTTGATGGTTGGAGTTTGGATTTTGTCTCCTGGAATACTTCTTGTATATGCTTGGACTAAAGATTTTGTTCCTGTGAAGCTCATCAAAACCCAATGATGGGTGCATATACATGGtcttcttttataatattcgttataataaacttaaagtttagaattttattaataattttgtttaaatcttattttattagttttgagtatagtaatatttagtttgatttaatagagataaaatagggataagtagttatgattttctgtttatctaaatagaatattattttatgatagattaagcagattttatttttaagacatttgatattttattttcagattttatttttatttttgtaatattgtaagtatTACGACTATTTAAAACCCTTCAATCATCAATGAATAATAGacttaattttagaaaaatatctgaGTGTTTAGCGTGAGATTTTCCTATCAATGGTATCATAGCTTTATGCTTTGAGTACcgagagagaaaaggagagagaGCAAAGGCCAGGATTTTCATTtatgataagtgtgaaaaatacttgattttacacttataaataagCTCAAAGTTGTAATTATTCGTGGAATTCCTcattgaaaagttgtaattagaAGTAGGAAAGTATGTAATAAATTGTATAGGAATTTATACATCAAAGTGGAGTGCTGCCAGACATTGCTCGCTAAGTTAACAATAATTCACTTAgctaattaatgttttattcacTCAACGCACCACAACTCGCTGAGCGAATAAATGTATGTCAGTTAAAGAATTGTAGTTGAATATTCGCTTAGCGCATGAGAttgtgcgcttagcgaattagttattttctttgGCTTTTAAAGTGGGAAATAGACAGAAAGATCGGACTCCAGATGTTCCGAACAAAGGAAAGAAACGAAAACATCTCAGAAACTTCAGGAGACTACTTTAAGGCATCAAGACACCATTTTTGCAAGGGATTGCTTCAAATGTGTACGTTTAAATGGCTAGGagtagtttttcttttgttggaaTTGGATGTAATGAACTCActgtgatgtaattttcctGTTCgttcatatgctttttcttgaatttactattattatatggAAATACAATGTTATTTTAATGTCTCTTATTACTGGAAAGTAATTTTGAACATGAACATAGATAGAGAACATAAGTGATTTGGGATATAGGGATAGACTCAATAACTTGGTCATTCTTAGCATCGGACTTAATGcaaattgtatgttaaattgaCTAAGGGATTAAtagtttgatatattaatttagaattagttgctaagggattagggctagTATGTCttgatgtgaatgtttgaataaaataatgaaatttgaacagagttttatattcatattattcATGAAACCTAATTCCAATgaagtttcttttaaatataaatttctggCACActaattgtttgataaaataccaacaagagtttgttgtgttgttttgtgcattttgatgtctaattaagttataaaaggaagattTGTCATGTGtggcacaagtcccttgggaaagaacgatatttatcacttacTATGCTGCGATCACTGCACTTACCGTTAGTTTTGCaatcaacaatttattacttatATGGAGTGTGAAAAattgtctcttttttttgttcatattgtaaaataattggTCATAATCTATCTAATTGTTGACGATTACAACAAGATGCCAATGTAATTTATGGTGGAAAGCAAATAATTAGAGCAAAAGTACAACAATTTTATGGTCCTAAGGTGCTTGGTGCCTAAGATGGGAATAAAGACTCTTTAGGTTCGATTTTAAACCTTTGGAAGCTATTGTTGAGTCTATTTTTGAGCTTATTTGGAGCATGTGGTGGAGCCTGTGGTGGAGCATGTGAGGCAGTCTATAGTTGAGCATGTGGTGGAGCTTGTGGGGGAGCCTATTATGGTGTACTCTCTTATGGTACCGTTTGTTGATTAGTCACAACATAAGTCAAATCATGATAATGTTTCTGTCATACATGGATATTCTATTGTTAAAAATCTAGATGTTTATATTGGTAGTGGTGTGTTAATGAATTTTGATTGCTTGGTTGAATTGTCTTCTTTGGAGAATGACACTCTTATTGTCAATAATTTGTAGGTTTACAACATCTCGATTCATCTTATAGTAATTCTAAGGCATTTCCTAATTCTTTGACCTCTAAGGAAGCTCATTTTGCGAAAGAATTGAATTTAGCTTCTAAATGGGCTAACATGCTTGAGAAGGATGATTCTAATACCAATAAGGATGATGAACCAGTTCAAACTACAAAGAAACCTATTAGAGGTAGGCCAATGAAAGTTAATAATAAACCTACCAAAACAAGGATTTCTAAAAAGCAATAATgagttttaaaagttttatggaATGTGAAAGAGTTAGCTAATGATAAATCTCTTCATATGCTCATAAATTTGAATAGGAGCTATTAAGGGTTAAATTGGTTTACTATTTTCTATCAATGTATTTacttagtttgtttttttttttataacaggtACTTTTGCCTATATGTGCAATGTAATTTTATCATGGGTTTGGTTTAGTCTCCCatgttttttctattcttttttttaataaaattttcatgtaaTGGAAATGACGCTTAACATGTGCTTATTTAAAGCCTATGAATTTAGGTTTCTTGATTTGTTTTCCAACACATGGGCATTATTCTTTCATGGTTTTGTTGTGTGTTTgtaaaacttgaaaaattatAGTTGCTAGAAAAGAAATTGGAGTTAAGTTAAACTAAGATGGAGTGAATTGGTTTTTGAAACTTTATTGAAAGCATTAACcttttattaaaatcttttgaaagcaaatataattaaaaacataatgcAATTAGCTAAGGTGCCACAATCGATAAAGATCGATAAAGATTGCacacaaaatacaaaaacaaaaagaacaatacATAAAGATTGAAAAAGGATGTGGTTGCAAAAAGTTTCATATTGGTTCAAATCAAAATAGATGCTacatccaatttttttattcaactttAGAACAACTAAAATTCACTATATTTATATGCCAATTACAAACACATGTGAAACGTATACAAGATAAGAAACAAGAAAATCAATTCCTAAACATAGTCAAAGAGGATGTGTTCTACCTTTGAATCACACCAAGAGAAATATAGCAAACAACTCTTGAAAACCTTCAAGAAGACAACATTTCAACCCTTGAAAACTCACGAGGAATCAACATGGGATCACCCCTACAACTTAGTAATGAAAACAAGTTATTAAGCAATACTTTTTCAAGAGTCTTCTAATTTATCTTATATACAAAACTCAAAAACATAAGCAATATAAGCTATAACAAACAATACTTTTCCAACATCATCTCTtcaaacatcatcatcaaaaccaacTTCTCTTATCTCTTTAATGAAGTATGACTTGACTTATGTAAAATTTGTTGGAATTATTAACTCTAAAAGGTcgattgaataaaattataaactcttCTTACAAACAActatattatatcatataaaaaaaaaatcaccaccatattaaaaaaattatattggttTATCTAAACTCAATAGCAAAGTCTAATTTTCTCTTAAGATAAATTTTTCAGAGATTCCactaataaattcaattattacaAACATGTACACAAATCACAACTAATTATCTTCTCTTAATCCCCTCTTTAGATTTAGACctcaaagtaagaaaaaaataaaaagctttCAAAAAAAGGGAAACTCACTAGGTTAACTTCATGGAGGAGTGAAGAATAAATAACATTAAGCAACTTACTAGAAAATGTATAGGTATCTCAAATGCTCTTCTTTATTTTGAATCCTTTAAATAGGATATTCAAATGTGATTGTTGCttcaatcttttctttctttgattactcctttaaacaaatataatcaattatttgaatCGTATTTTGTATGGTTGATTGGAAGGTAAGATAAAGGAAAACTTAGATATAAACTTGAAGCtctttcttttatgtaaaagaaaataattcaaacatataaaataaatataattaattcatttatatataatttttttcatttcccttTTGATACTTTACGTGAATGTTTGAAACatattttgtttctataaaatcattttgattGATCAACACATATACAACGACCTTATGActtctttgattttatttgttcttttaaaataattttgtcgTTACATATTacttatagtttattttatagttaattcTCTCATTTTGATGAGCTGTCTAAGATTTGTAAGTTCCTCTAAACAGTCCAATGTATTGCGACTATATAGTATAAAacacacatttaaaaaattctcAGAATATAAGTATCTACATTTTATATCATAAcatctaatattatttttttaatttgttattccAATATAACGTTCAATGCACAatccttttatttaataatatttaaattattttgtacaaTGACTCTTTACATAATATACAAAAAGAATCACAATCAATCAAAGCACTTACCTTTCCTCCCGTAACTAAAAAGAAAtgtgatattatatattttacattattttcatttatattaatgataaataataaaaaaaaaaacactaccTTTCCATATTGAGACTGAAACATGTACCTTCAAACTAAATTCACTATAATGCTCATCACACTCCaagaattaaattatcaaaaagtaAAACTAAATCACCAGTTTGATACTATGCACCTATCTTTTACTATTATtgcaattcaattcaattttaaaataaaacaaaaattaagactaGAGAATGAGATAAGATGCTAATCTctgtaaaatattttgaaaaatttgataatttcaaATTAGGAGATACAATAGTACTAGTAAAAAACACaagttttattttcatgttcacataaaaaggaaatgatcttttttttctttctcaaaaagTGGGTATTTGAAAATGACATCTCTCAAAAAGATGATATATTAGAAGATTATCttctgaatatatatatatatatatatatatatatatatatatatatatatatatatatatatatatatatatatatatataaagaagttATTGAATAAAAGTATTCACATTGCAGAAGATCCAGGTCAAAGATTAAAATATGTTGAGTgaattattttggattttatttctttaaaactaTTGTCAATATAATACATCTTATCGATATTAGAAACGTCACGATGAATTTTATCCTTAGTAATTGAAAAACTGAGTCTCCAAAATACCCAACTTTTAGGAGGACATCTGAGAGGTATCTAGACATCTTCACAGtgcataaaatattattttattgggtgttgtatgttttttctttataagtATATCGTACGTCCAATAAATAACATTTGTAACTATCACTACTTCATGCACCAGTGGCCCTGCTTCTGATGCAGATGCCAGATTCTACACGCAGGGGAATAGGAAATTGTAGAGAATCACAAGGTACAACAATTAAAATAAGCTTGGATCTTCAGATACTTTCGCCTACATGCCATATCTGTCGTAAACATTACATGACTAACATCATAAAATAACTTCATTATATGTGAAACCAAAATATAGAACAATGACATAGATAATTGATTAACCAGAAGAACAACACCCTCCTGTTCAGGATTCTTCATGAAATTAATGATTGGTTTAATTTCACGGTCGAGAACAAGATTGTTAATTTAGTAGTAGTCTTAGTGAAGACCCAATTGTACTAGCTGCTACCCGAAACACATGTAGCAATGGCCATAGCTGGTGGTTCCACTTtgagtaatataaaattgtggGTCAAATCATGCTTATGTAACTTCAAGGGCATTTGGGTCCTCCACGCTTGGTCTTCCAGTTGTTGTAGCAGGGGCACACAGACTTGTTCCCATAGTAGCCAGGGGGAACACATAGGCAAGTTTTGCAGCACTTTTGACAGAAGAACATGCATGGCTTGTGGTACTGTGTCTGGCTACATCTTCTTGAGCATTCAGAAGGGCATTCTGATCCAACAAACATCGCTCATTAGATCACACATAATTCAGATATAGTTGAAAGCAAATTGAGTTCAAAATCTTCAGAAACTTTTGGTTCATGAACCATGATGAACAGATAGTACAACTTAGTGTAAACATCATTGAGAGTATCATTACTCACGTGTGCTCTTTAGACTCCCAGGTCCATAACTCCTCCCGTGGCCATTGTTACTCTGAAAATTAATGGAAAGAAATAgtcaaaatatgaatttttgttattcaattcTGAAATTTGTCAACCAATTAAAACCAGTCATTGTATGTTCTAAAACTGCGTTACTGTTGATCTGATCTTATTTTCACATGACACATCATGAATTACGTAAACACAAGTGAAAATCACACCATACAATAGTTTCCAGCGATCAGAAAAGAGATACTCACTCGGTCCAAGTGATAAGCAGCATCTTTTGCCATAACCTGAAACCAcaggaaaaataaattcaaacaaggTTTAGACTAGGAGGACATATGTATATTATCAAACAGCTTACATACATGTAAATGCAATAATGGGTTGTTTTGGAAGGGAGTATAACCTGAGTTGTGATCATGGAAATGGCAAGGAGAGCCAGAAGCAGAAGGCAGACAAGCTTAGTGATGGCCATTGCACTACAGAAAAGGGTCGAAGTGGTGTTtgtagagaaagagagagaaatagaaaggACAGAGTAAAGAGTGTGGGGAAGGGGTTTGAGGGGCCTTCGGTTTAAAACGCCTAAATGGTTTGGTGCGTTTGGTTTGATTCAGATGCAGCGGTTTGTAAGGGCTATAAATAGACGCAGTTTGCCTTTTAACTCTGAAAAGGATGCATATTGGATAATACTGTATTATTTAAGGgacaatcatattttgacaatttttttttaataattttttgacaacaggatacgtattattattttattggtatgtttgaatttatctttaaaaagttatttgaaaCATACTAATtataaactgtcacgtatgtattgtgaaaaagttataaaaaaaaattgttaaagagactttttccttatttaattattaccaTCGTATTTGTTATGTGTAACAGTAGTACCATGAGAACGTGAGCTTGTTTGTACTTTTCATTGTGCAACCATCTTATCCCAAACTTTTGCACCATtcaataatcttattttatttactgcTTATTGATGCTGCACCATAAAATTTATCATGCATGCAAATGATGTAAATGTTTGGATGatttgaaaatgattaaaagtAGGATGGGAAAGGAAGGAAAGACATTTATTGTTAGTTAGTAGTaagattgttttatttgtagtttggaggaaagaaaaaagtgatGATTAGTGAGAGGAAGAGGGAAGAGAAATCACATGGGTTGGGTAGGTTAAGTTAAGAGTGGGGTCGAGTGAGATGTATAtaattgaaagagaaagaaaggaaagccATGTGCATGAGAGTGCATCTGCACATGACTCTAAGATAGGCCAAAATAAGGACAGCAGTGCGCACGATACGCTGTCACCCCTATCCTCTTTCCTTCATTCATTCTATTACTCATCACTTCCTTTTGCCTTTGCTATTCCTACTCTTTTAACTTCTCttatatttctatatataaataatccatttaatataattttatttttaatataattaaaactattatcaCTTTATTCTagcaacttaattttttttatatatatatatatatagagggGTAGAGTTGAGATCCTTAAATCAAAGTATTCAAAATTGTTCGCTCCGTCTTCCAAGTTACAGTGTTATCTCTCTTCTCTTTGTTATGTTATCCACTCCATCTTTCAGGTTATGCTGTTATATCTCTTCTTCTTGTCATAGTCATGACAATGACTTTGTCtaaaaatcttataataaaaattaatgattagAATTTCCCTTCTGATATTCTGTTAAACATATGAGCTTACTAGTTTTCATTATTCTATTAATTGTCAATCAATgactgttattattattgattaccATTTAATTACTTTAACGACTGTCTTTACGGATGAGTTAGTAATTGCTAAAGACTCTCTTTATCAATGAGTTGTTAATTGTTTGCCCGCTCTCTCCATTGACATGACGGATATCCATAcagtacaatatatatatatatatatatatatatatatatatatatatatatatatatatatatatatatatatatatatataatttattaatagttaatataattatatatgtttttatcatcccacacataataatatataactattaaaaaaatatcacacatttaatatttaaaacatattattcaaaatatttaatgttattatagtTATccaaaatataactataatacaaaatatactaTACAATTAAGAGATATTATACTACACAAAAGAGAAAGCTAAAGTTTTCtagaaaataatatcataattacAACTAGATCAACCTATAACTAAACTATTACACCACCTTCATCCTGCAATGGATCAACAATTACCTCATCATCTGCTTACAAAACAACATAGAAGAAATGGTAAGCTAATGTTCAAAAAGCGTATTCATAAAAAAAGCATAGAGATGTTATCACACATAACTCATTCATAACAAAAACTACATCACAAATAAAGACTCAGGATATTCTCAATGATTTGAATACATGTATTAATATCATACTCTAGTGAGTTATGCACTTATGGTAACCTCTACTACTTTGCAACACAAGGTTAGTTAGTTAACATCAATAGCTAAGGTAATGCTCTTAGACTAGGACATCTTGCTCCTCTCGCAACATACCCCACCCTTCTCTACTTAAGATTGAATGATTATTATAGCAACAAGAAAGCTCTCAATACTGAATCCATATATcaatgcatacactaaagaaatTACAACTAATCCTCTTTGGATTAATACCAACCATTTTTAGATAAGCATCATAAACCAACCATCATTTtgaataatcataaaataatacattaaacGTAATAGAATAGAACATATGAAATAGAGTCTGGCtatgttaattttgttcaacAAGAATATCTACTTGCTTAAAGAGTAGTGCTTGAAAGCTCACTCGCTCAACGATCAGATAGCTCGCCCAATGAAATTATCACAGGAACTCacaaacttaaattcttccAAAAGTCGTTCAACGAGACTTGCCTCACTCAACTACTGCCAAGTTAGTGAGCTCTCTGACTTTAGCTTCCCCAAATGAGTATATTCTCGCCTAGGGACCACTAAGTTCGTAGTTCTTTAACTTTGACTTCGTCCAAAAAGTATATTCTTGCTCAGTGACAACCAAGTCAGTAGCTTTCTGTATTTGACTTTACCCAATGAGCATATTCTAGCATAACGAGTctggataattttgaaaaacaaaattttacaaatttatgcAATTTTAGCCCTGTTAAACAGTTAAACAACTATTACAAATGCCGAAACATACCAAATTTCAAATTACACTACCTTTCCTAATTCAAACAATATCATTTGCAATACCAATCAGACAACATTTATAATTTCATGATACAATTCAATTAAGCTAAATTAAAGTCCTAATCTCAATTCCACACATCATACTCATTCACAACTCAATCATACAACTAAAACACCGTAAAAGCACCTTATTAACAATTAGAAGGTATCAAtcacataaaaattattcaattgaCTTCCCTTACCTAAAAGACAGATATAATTGATCTAAGGTATCTCAAATCCCTTCAAGCTCATAGAATATCCTATACATATCAAGGAACAACACAAAAACGATTAGGACACACCATTAGAACCACTAATCAACAAAGACTCGTATAGAAGATTCAAACACTACATATGATCAAAGATGATTCATATGCACAGGGAAAACATACAAACTATAAAAAGGTGCAAAAAACCAACTTACTCTATTGGAGAAATTGATCAAGCAAAAATGGAGAGCTCGACACAAGGATCACTCGGGTGGTCTCCGATCTTCAAACAGATGAATGGAAGGTGAGAAAACCTAAAATGAAGGAAGAGAACTCTAGGAGAAAGGTTTTTAGAGAGaatatgtgattttaaataatgaaactcatttataaaaaaacttagtttataatttaaacttttaaaattaaaataattaagtcttACAATTTTAAACACACTATCAATTCTAAAACACAATTTTCTCGACTCTTACATTCTCtccaacaattaaaatttttaccTAAAAAATTAGACTTACTAGAGAACAAATATGGGTATGACTATCTCCTATCCTCTTGTATCTCTCATGTAGAGTCACCTATTCTACCATCCTAAACAACTTTGACTAGACTGATGGTTTTtcctctaatttttttatttgatagtcCTCTATACTAACAGGCTACACCTCCATTGAGAGATCTTCTCTAACTTGAGCATCCTCCACTTCTAGCACATGAGAAGGATTAGGCACATACTTCCTTAAATGGGAAACATGAAATACTAATAGAGATTGACCAACTAAGGAGGCATGGCAATCTCATAAGCCACTGGCCCAATTCGTCTCAAAATCTGACATGGGCCAATAAACTTAGGATAAAGTTTTTTTCTAACAGATAACCCTTTCCACACCAGTGGTTAAAGTCAATCGTAAGAAAACATGATCCCCAATTATAAACTCCAATGGCCTTCTCATTTGATAAGCATACGACTTTTTCCTACTCTATTAGGCCTTCATCATCTCGTGTATCATCTTCACTTTATTTGTGGTTTTCTACTACATCTCAGGTCCCATCAACATCGTTTCACCATCC
The sequence above is drawn from the Vigna radiata var. radiata cultivar VC1973A chromosome 3, Vradiata_ver6, whole genome shotgun sequence genome and encodes:
- the LOC106757080 gene encoding gibberellin-regulated protein 6: MAITKLVCLLLLALLAISMITTQVMAKDAAYHLDRSNNGHGRSYGPGSLKSTQCPSECSRRCSQTQYHKPCMFFCQKCCKTCLCVPPGYYGNKSVCPCYNNWKTKRGGPKCP